From the genome of Lotus japonicus ecotype B-129 chromosome 6, LjGifu_v1.2, one region includes:
- the LOC130726748 gene encoding zinc finger CCCH domain-containing protein 18-like isoform X2, which translates to MDISEYTRIVFDKLHRFEPEHATKIIGYLLLQDHVDQEMVKLASFPDHLIREVALKAKTELQKLVAKSNIHPISLNPISPSTSTSTQSFQNAEFISMGYWDSMPELQKQAPMFSLENHADTITTGGAKIANEYYGLEASPGNVSGNAGRRFPNVSEFQVKTCHYFNKGYCRHGNSCRYYHGQVVPEIFSLMHGNDGFNDNQAISPGSLAQLESEIVELLKQRGNPISIASLPMAYYDKYKKVLQAEGYLTESQRHGKSGYSLTKLLIRLNNSIRVIDRPHGQHAVVLAEDAPKSRGKVEFGHNISALRQIYLTFPADSTFTEEDVSNYFSTFGCVEDVRIPCQQRRMFGFVTFVDPETVKMILDKATPHYVRGSRVLVKPYKEKPKLLDRKYPDRIEHPDCYSPHYYSDTEFISIPRSCRNPRSLRRLLVEEQEQALEFQRRHLAALQLTQKSLSINMDGLKVSDDHFNVHLAESFSHESNNKPGYTNANYTDEDSAVAALFSDLGSLPHQENLHSRSQEICTV; encoded by the exons ATGGACATTTCAGAGTACACAAGGATTGTTTTTGATAAACTTCATAGATTTGAGCCAGAGCATGCCACAAAGATCATTGGCTACCTCCTTCTGCAAGACCATGTTGATCAAGAGATGGTTAAACTGGCTTCATTCCCAGACCATTTGATCCGCGAAGTCGCGCTCAAGGCGAAAACCGAGCTTCAAAAATTGGTGGCTAAATCAAACATTCACCCAATTTCACTCAACCCAATTTCCCCCAGCACTTCCACTTCAACACAAAGCTTCCAGAATGCAGAATTTATTTCAATGGGTTACTGGGATTCTATGCCAGAACTTCAAAAGCAAGCCCCAATGTTCAGTTTGGAGAATCATGCAGACACTATAACTACTGGGGGTGCTAAAATTGCTAATGAGTACTATGGCTTAGAGGCATCACCTGGCAATGTAAGTGGAAATGCTGGTAGAAGGTTTCCAAATGTGTCAGAATTTCAAGTCAAGACCTGTCACTATTTCAACAAAGGATATTGCAGGCATGGGAATAGCTGCAGATACTACCATGGACAAGTTGTGCCTGAGATATTCTCTCTGATGCATGGAAATGATGGTTTTAACGACAATCAGGCGATTTCACCGGGTTCACTAGCGCAGTTAGAGTCGGAAATTGTTGAGCTCCTGAAACAAAGAGGCAATCCTATTTCAATCGCTTCACTTCCAATGGCATACTATGATAAGTATAAGAAGGTACTGCAGGCAGAAGGGTACCTAACTGAGAGCCAGAGACACGGTAAGTCTGGCTACAGTTTAACGAAGCTTCTCATCCGATTGAACAATAGTATTCGCGTAATTGACAG GCCTCATGGTCAGCATGCTGTGGTTCTGGCAGAAGATGCTCCGAAATCCCGGGGAAAGGTAGAGTTTGGTCATAATATTAGTGCATTAAGACAAATATACCTGACATTTCCAGCTGATAGCACTTTCACTGAGGAGGATGTCTCAAACTACTTCAG CACTTTTGGGTGTGTTGAAGATGTAAGGATTCCTTGCCAGCAGAGAAGGATGTTTGGATTTGTCACATTTGTTGATCCAGAAACTGTTAAGATGATTTTGGATAAGGCAACTCCGCATTATGTTCGTGGATCTCGGGTTCTTGTGAAACCTTACAAGGAGAAGCCAAAACTTTTGGACAG GAAGTACCCAGATAGAATCGAGCATCCTGATTGTTATTCCCCACACTATTACAGCGACACCGAATTTATCTCAA TTCCGAGAAGTTGCAGAAACCCTCGATCGCTGAGGAGGCTGCTCGTTGAAGAGCAAGAGCAGGCCCTTGAATTTCAGAGGAGGCATCTTGCAGCGCTGCAACTGACCCAAAAATCTTTGTCCATCAACATGGATGGGTTAAAAGTTTCAGATG ATCATTTCAATGTCCATCTTGCAGAATCTTTCAGTCATGAGTCAAACAACAAACCTGGCTATACAAATGCCAATTACACTGATGAGGACAG TGCGGTGGCTGCCCTCTTCTCGGATTTGGGTTCCTTGCCACACCAGGAAAACCTACATTCACGCAGTCAAGAAATCTGCACTGTTTGA
- the LOC130726748 gene encoding zinc finger CCCH domain-containing protein 18-like isoform X7 encodes MDISEYTRIVFDKLHRFEPEHATKIIGYLLLQDHVDQEMVKLASFPDHLIREVALKAKTELQKLVAKSNIHPISLNPISPSTSTSTQSFQNAEFISMGYWDSMPELQKQAPMFSLENHADTITTGGAKIANEYYGLEASPGNVSGNAGRRFPNVSEFQVKTCHYFNKGYCRHGNSCRYYHGQVVPEIFSLMHGNDGFNDNQAISPGSLAQLESEIVELLKQRGNPISIASLPMAYYDKYKKVLQAEGYLTESQRHGKSGYSLTKLLIRLNNSIRVIDSRPHGQHAVVLAEDAPKSRGKVEFGHNISALRQIYLTFPADSTFTEEDVSNYFSTFGCVEDVRIPCQQRRMFGFVTFVDPETVKMILDKATPHYVRGSRVLVKPYKEKPKLLDRKYPDRIEHPDCYSPHYYSDTEFISIPRSCRNPRSLRRLLVEEQEQALEFQRRHLAALQLTQKSLSINMDGLKVSDESFSHESNNKPGYTNANYTDEDSQVLNLPDSPFSFPVDSGISAVM; translated from the exons ATGGACATTTCAGAGTACACAAGGATTGTTTTTGATAAACTTCATAGATTTGAGCCAGAGCATGCCACAAAGATCATTGGCTACCTCCTTCTGCAAGACCATGTTGATCAAGAGATGGTTAAACTGGCTTCATTCCCAGACCATTTGATCCGCGAAGTCGCGCTCAAGGCGAAAACCGAGCTTCAAAAATTGGTGGCTAAATCAAACATTCACCCAATTTCACTCAACCCAATTTCCCCCAGCACTTCCACTTCAACACAAAGCTTCCAGAATGCAGAATTTATTTCAATGGGTTACTGGGATTCTATGCCAGAACTTCAAAAGCAAGCCCCAATGTTCAGTTTGGAGAATCATGCAGACACTATAACTACTGGGGGTGCTAAAATTGCTAATGAGTACTATGGCTTAGAGGCATCACCTGGCAATGTAAGTGGAAATGCTGGTAGAAGGTTTCCAAATGTGTCAGAATTTCAAGTCAAGACCTGTCACTATTTCAACAAAGGATATTGCAGGCATGGGAATAGCTGCAGATACTACCATGGACAAGTTGTGCCTGAGATATTCTCTCTGATGCATGGAAATGATGGTTTTAACGACAATCAGGCGATTTCACCGGGTTCACTAGCGCAGTTAGAGTCGGAAATTGTTGAGCTCCTGAAACAAAGAGGCAATCCTATTTCAATCGCTTCACTTCCAATGGCATACTATGATAAGTATAAGAAGGTACTGCAGGCAGAAGGGTACCTAACTGAGAGCCAGAGACACGGTAAGTCTGGCTACAGTTTAACGAAGCTTCTCATCCGATTGAACAATAGTATTCGCGTAATTGACAG CAGGCCTCATGGTCAGCATGCTGTGGTTCTGGCAGAAGATGCTCCGAAATCCCGGGGAAAGGTAGAGTTTGGTCATAATATTAGTGCATTAAGACAAATATACCTGACATTTCCAGCTGATAGCACTTTCACTGAGGAGGATGTCTCAAACTACTTCAG CACTTTTGGGTGTGTTGAAGATGTAAGGATTCCTTGCCAGCAGAGAAGGATGTTTGGATTTGTCACATTTGTTGATCCAGAAACTGTTAAGATGATTTTGGATAAGGCAACTCCGCATTATGTTCGTGGATCTCGGGTTCTTGTGAAACCTTACAAGGAGAAGCCAAAACTTTTGGACAG GAAGTACCCAGATAGAATCGAGCATCCTGATTGTTATTCCCCACACTATTACAGCGACACCGAATTTATCTCAA TTCCGAGAAGTTGCAGAAACCCTCGATCGCTGAGGAGGCTGCTCGTTGAAGAGCAAGAGCAGGCCCTTGAATTTCAGAGGAGGCATCTTGCAGCGCTGCAACTGACCCAAAAATCTTTGTCCATCAACATGGATGGGTTAAAAGTTTCAGATG AATCTTTCAGTCATGAGTCAAACAACAAACCTGGCTATACAAATGCCAATTACACTGATGAGGACAG TCAAGTATTGAATCTTCCAGACAGTCCCTTTTCATTTCCAGTAGATAGTGGAATTTCAGCAGTCATGTAG
- the LOC130726748 gene encoding zinc finger CCCH domain-containing protein 18-like isoform X1 gives MDISEYTRIVFDKLHRFEPEHATKIIGYLLLQDHVDQEMVKLASFPDHLIREVALKAKTELQKLVAKSNIHPISLNPISPSTSTSTQSFQNAEFISMGYWDSMPELQKQAPMFSLENHADTITTGGAKIANEYYGLEASPGNVSGNAGRRFPNVSEFQVKTCHYFNKGYCRHGNSCRYYHGQVVPEIFSLMHGNDGFNDNQAISPGSLAQLESEIVELLKQRGNPISIASLPMAYYDKYKKVLQAEGYLTESQRHGKSGYSLTKLLIRLNNSIRVIDSRPHGQHAVVLAEDAPKSRGKVEFGHNISALRQIYLTFPADSTFTEEDVSNYFSTFGCVEDVRIPCQQRRMFGFVTFVDPETVKMILDKATPHYVRGSRVLVKPYKEKPKLLDRKYPDRIEHPDCYSPHYYSDTEFISIPRSCRNPRSLRRLLVEEQEQALEFQRRHLAALQLTQKSLSINMDGLKVSDDHFNVHLAESFSHESNNKPGYTNANYTDEDSAVAALFSDLGSLPHQENLHSRSQEICTV, from the exons ATGGACATTTCAGAGTACACAAGGATTGTTTTTGATAAACTTCATAGATTTGAGCCAGAGCATGCCACAAAGATCATTGGCTACCTCCTTCTGCAAGACCATGTTGATCAAGAGATGGTTAAACTGGCTTCATTCCCAGACCATTTGATCCGCGAAGTCGCGCTCAAGGCGAAAACCGAGCTTCAAAAATTGGTGGCTAAATCAAACATTCACCCAATTTCACTCAACCCAATTTCCCCCAGCACTTCCACTTCAACACAAAGCTTCCAGAATGCAGAATTTATTTCAATGGGTTACTGGGATTCTATGCCAGAACTTCAAAAGCAAGCCCCAATGTTCAGTTTGGAGAATCATGCAGACACTATAACTACTGGGGGTGCTAAAATTGCTAATGAGTACTATGGCTTAGAGGCATCACCTGGCAATGTAAGTGGAAATGCTGGTAGAAGGTTTCCAAATGTGTCAGAATTTCAAGTCAAGACCTGTCACTATTTCAACAAAGGATATTGCAGGCATGGGAATAGCTGCAGATACTACCATGGACAAGTTGTGCCTGAGATATTCTCTCTGATGCATGGAAATGATGGTTTTAACGACAATCAGGCGATTTCACCGGGTTCACTAGCGCAGTTAGAGTCGGAAATTGTTGAGCTCCTGAAACAAAGAGGCAATCCTATTTCAATCGCTTCACTTCCAATGGCATACTATGATAAGTATAAGAAGGTACTGCAGGCAGAAGGGTACCTAACTGAGAGCCAGAGACACGGTAAGTCTGGCTACAGTTTAACGAAGCTTCTCATCCGATTGAACAATAGTATTCGCGTAATTGACAG CAGGCCTCATGGTCAGCATGCTGTGGTTCTGGCAGAAGATGCTCCGAAATCCCGGGGAAAGGTAGAGTTTGGTCATAATATTAGTGCATTAAGACAAATATACCTGACATTTCCAGCTGATAGCACTTTCACTGAGGAGGATGTCTCAAACTACTTCAG CACTTTTGGGTGTGTTGAAGATGTAAGGATTCCTTGCCAGCAGAGAAGGATGTTTGGATTTGTCACATTTGTTGATCCAGAAACTGTTAAGATGATTTTGGATAAGGCAACTCCGCATTATGTTCGTGGATCTCGGGTTCTTGTGAAACCTTACAAGGAGAAGCCAAAACTTTTGGACAG GAAGTACCCAGATAGAATCGAGCATCCTGATTGTTATTCCCCACACTATTACAGCGACACCGAATTTATCTCAA TTCCGAGAAGTTGCAGAAACCCTCGATCGCTGAGGAGGCTGCTCGTTGAAGAGCAAGAGCAGGCCCTTGAATTTCAGAGGAGGCATCTTGCAGCGCTGCAACTGACCCAAAAATCTTTGTCCATCAACATGGATGGGTTAAAAGTTTCAGATG ATCATTTCAATGTCCATCTTGCAGAATCTTTCAGTCATGAGTCAAACAACAAACCTGGCTATACAAATGCCAATTACACTGATGAGGACAG TGCGGTGGCTGCCCTCTTCTCGGATTTGGGTTCCTTGCCACACCAGGAAAACCTACATTCACGCAGTCAAGAAATCTGCACTGTTTGA
- the LOC130726748 gene encoding zinc finger CCCH domain-containing protein 18-like isoform X6: MDISEYTRIVFDKLHRFEPEHATKIIGYLLLQDHVDQEMVKLASFPDHLIREVALKAKTELQKLVAKSNIHPISLNPISPSTSTSTQSFQNAEFISMGYWDSMPELQKQAPMFSLENHADTITTGGAKIANEYYGLEASPGNVSGNAGRRFPNVSEFQVKTCHYFNKGYCRHGNSCRYYHGQVVPEIFSLMHGNDGFNDNQAISPGSLAQLESEIVELLKQRGNPISIASLPMAYYDKYKKVLQAEGYLTESQRHGKSGYSLTKLLIRLNNSIRVIDSRPHGQHAVVLAEDAPKSRGKVEFGHNISALRQIYLTFPADSTFTEEDVSNYFSTFGCVEDVRIPCQQRRMFGFVTFVDPETVKMILDKATPHYVRGSRVLVKPYKEKPKLLDRKYPDRIEHPDCYSPHYYSDTEFISIPRSCRNPRSLRRLLVEEQEQALEFQRRHLAALQLTQKSLSINMDGLKVSDESFSHESNNKPGYTNANYTDEDSSQVLNLPDSPFSFPVDSGISAVM; the protein is encoded by the exons ATGGACATTTCAGAGTACACAAGGATTGTTTTTGATAAACTTCATAGATTTGAGCCAGAGCATGCCACAAAGATCATTGGCTACCTCCTTCTGCAAGACCATGTTGATCAAGAGATGGTTAAACTGGCTTCATTCCCAGACCATTTGATCCGCGAAGTCGCGCTCAAGGCGAAAACCGAGCTTCAAAAATTGGTGGCTAAATCAAACATTCACCCAATTTCACTCAACCCAATTTCCCCCAGCACTTCCACTTCAACACAAAGCTTCCAGAATGCAGAATTTATTTCAATGGGTTACTGGGATTCTATGCCAGAACTTCAAAAGCAAGCCCCAATGTTCAGTTTGGAGAATCATGCAGACACTATAACTACTGGGGGTGCTAAAATTGCTAATGAGTACTATGGCTTAGAGGCATCACCTGGCAATGTAAGTGGAAATGCTGGTAGAAGGTTTCCAAATGTGTCAGAATTTCAAGTCAAGACCTGTCACTATTTCAACAAAGGATATTGCAGGCATGGGAATAGCTGCAGATACTACCATGGACAAGTTGTGCCTGAGATATTCTCTCTGATGCATGGAAATGATGGTTTTAACGACAATCAGGCGATTTCACCGGGTTCACTAGCGCAGTTAGAGTCGGAAATTGTTGAGCTCCTGAAACAAAGAGGCAATCCTATTTCAATCGCTTCACTTCCAATGGCATACTATGATAAGTATAAGAAGGTACTGCAGGCAGAAGGGTACCTAACTGAGAGCCAGAGACACGGTAAGTCTGGCTACAGTTTAACGAAGCTTCTCATCCGATTGAACAATAGTATTCGCGTAATTGACAG CAGGCCTCATGGTCAGCATGCTGTGGTTCTGGCAGAAGATGCTCCGAAATCCCGGGGAAAGGTAGAGTTTGGTCATAATATTAGTGCATTAAGACAAATATACCTGACATTTCCAGCTGATAGCACTTTCACTGAGGAGGATGTCTCAAACTACTTCAG CACTTTTGGGTGTGTTGAAGATGTAAGGATTCCTTGCCAGCAGAGAAGGATGTTTGGATTTGTCACATTTGTTGATCCAGAAACTGTTAAGATGATTTTGGATAAGGCAACTCCGCATTATGTTCGTGGATCTCGGGTTCTTGTGAAACCTTACAAGGAGAAGCCAAAACTTTTGGACAG GAAGTACCCAGATAGAATCGAGCATCCTGATTGTTATTCCCCACACTATTACAGCGACACCGAATTTATCTCAA TTCCGAGAAGTTGCAGAAACCCTCGATCGCTGAGGAGGCTGCTCGTTGAAGAGCAAGAGCAGGCCCTTGAATTTCAGAGGAGGCATCTTGCAGCGCTGCAACTGACCCAAAAATCTTTGTCCATCAACATGGATGGGTTAAAAGTTTCAGATG AATCTTTCAGTCATGAGTCAAACAACAAACCTGGCTATACAAATGCCAATTACACTGATGAGGACAG CAGTCAAGTATTGAATCTTCCAGACAGTCCCTTTTCATTTCCAGTAGATAGTGGAATTTCAGCAGTCATGTAG
- the LOC130726748 gene encoding zinc finger CCCH domain-containing protein 18-like isoform X4, producing the protein MDISEYTRIVFDKLHRFEPEHATKIIGYLLLQDHVDQEMVKLASFPDHLIREVALKAKTELQKLVAKSNIHPISLNPISPSTSTSTQSFQNAEFISMGYWDSMPELQKQAPMFSLENHADTITTGGAKIANEYYGLEASPGNVSGNAGRRFPNVSEFQVKTCHYFNKGYCRHGNSCRYYHGQVVPEIFSLMHGNDGFNDNQAISPGSLAQLESEIVELLKQRGNPISIASLPMAYYDKYKKVLQAEGYLTESQRHGKSGYSLTKLLIRLNNSIRVIDSRPHGQHAVVLAEDAPKSRGKVEFGHNISALRQIYLTFPADSTFTEEDVSNYFSTFGCVEDVRIPCQQRRMFGFVTFVDPETVKMILDKATPHYVRGSRVLVKPYKEKPKLLDRKYPDRIEHPDCYSPHYYSDTEFISIPRSCRNPRSLRRLLVEEQEQALEFQRRHLAALQLTQKSLSINMDGLKVSDDHFNVHLAESFSHESNNKPGYTNANYTDEDSQVLNLPDSPFSFPVDSGISAVM; encoded by the exons ATGGACATTTCAGAGTACACAAGGATTGTTTTTGATAAACTTCATAGATTTGAGCCAGAGCATGCCACAAAGATCATTGGCTACCTCCTTCTGCAAGACCATGTTGATCAAGAGATGGTTAAACTGGCTTCATTCCCAGACCATTTGATCCGCGAAGTCGCGCTCAAGGCGAAAACCGAGCTTCAAAAATTGGTGGCTAAATCAAACATTCACCCAATTTCACTCAACCCAATTTCCCCCAGCACTTCCACTTCAACACAAAGCTTCCAGAATGCAGAATTTATTTCAATGGGTTACTGGGATTCTATGCCAGAACTTCAAAAGCAAGCCCCAATGTTCAGTTTGGAGAATCATGCAGACACTATAACTACTGGGGGTGCTAAAATTGCTAATGAGTACTATGGCTTAGAGGCATCACCTGGCAATGTAAGTGGAAATGCTGGTAGAAGGTTTCCAAATGTGTCAGAATTTCAAGTCAAGACCTGTCACTATTTCAACAAAGGATATTGCAGGCATGGGAATAGCTGCAGATACTACCATGGACAAGTTGTGCCTGAGATATTCTCTCTGATGCATGGAAATGATGGTTTTAACGACAATCAGGCGATTTCACCGGGTTCACTAGCGCAGTTAGAGTCGGAAATTGTTGAGCTCCTGAAACAAAGAGGCAATCCTATTTCAATCGCTTCACTTCCAATGGCATACTATGATAAGTATAAGAAGGTACTGCAGGCAGAAGGGTACCTAACTGAGAGCCAGAGACACGGTAAGTCTGGCTACAGTTTAACGAAGCTTCTCATCCGATTGAACAATAGTATTCGCGTAATTGACAG CAGGCCTCATGGTCAGCATGCTGTGGTTCTGGCAGAAGATGCTCCGAAATCCCGGGGAAAGGTAGAGTTTGGTCATAATATTAGTGCATTAAGACAAATATACCTGACATTTCCAGCTGATAGCACTTTCACTGAGGAGGATGTCTCAAACTACTTCAG CACTTTTGGGTGTGTTGAAGATGTAAGGATTCCTTGCCAGCAGAGAAGGATGTTTGGATTTGTCACATTTGTTGATCCAGAAACTGTTAAGATGATTTTGGATAAGGCAACTCCGCATTATGTTCGTGGATCTCGGGTTCTTGTGAAACCTTACAAGGAGAAGCCAAAACTTTTGGACAG GAAGTACCCAGATAGAATCGAGCATCCTGATTGTTATTCCCCACACTATTACAGCGACACCGAATTTATCTCAA TTCCGAGAAGTTGCAGAAACCCTCGATCGCTGAGGAGGCTGCTCGTTGAAGAGCAAGAGCAGGCCCTTGAATTTCAGAGGAGGCATCTTGCAGCGCTGCAACTGACCCAAAAATCTTTGTCCATCAACATGGATGGGTTAAAAGTTTCAGATG ATCATTTCAATGTCCATCTTGCAGAATCTTTCAGTCATGAGTCAAACAACAAACCTGGCTATACAAATGCCAATTACACTGATGAGGACAG TCAAGTATTGAATCTTCCAGACAGTCCCTTTTCATTTCCAGTAGATAGTGGAATTTCAGCAGTCATGTAG
- the LOC130726748 gene encoding zinc finger CCCH domain-containing protein 18-like isoform X3 — MDISEYTRIVFDKLHRFEPEHATKIIGYLLLQDHVDQEMVKLASFPDHLIREVALKAKTELQKLVAKSNIHPISLNPISPSTSTSTQSFQNAEFISMGYWDSMPELQKQAPMFSLENHADTITTGGAKIANEYYGLEASPGNVSGNAGRRFPNVSEFQVKTCHYFNKGYCRHGNSCRYYHGQVVPEIFSLMHGNDGFNDNQAISPGSLAQLESEIVELLKQRGNPISIASLPMAYYDKYKKVLQAEGYLTESQRHGKSGYSLTKLLIRLNNSIRVIDSRPHGQHAVVLAEDAPKSRGKVEFGHNISALRQIYLTFPADSTFTEEDVSNYFSTFGCVEDVRIPCQQRRMFGFVTFVDPETVKMILDKATPHYVRGSRVLVKPYKEKPKLLDRKYPDRIEHPDCYSPHYYSDTEFISIPRSCRNPRSLRRLLVEEQEQALEFQRRHLAALQLTQKSLSINMDGLKVSDDHFNVHLAESFSHESNNKPGYTNANYTDEDSSQVLNLPDSPFSFPVDSGISAVM; from the exons ATGGACATTTCAGAGTACACAAGGATTGTTTTTGATAAACTTCATAGATTTGAGCCAGAGCATGCCACAAAGATCATTGGCTACCTCCTTCTGCAAGACCATGTTGATCAAGAGATGGTTAAACTGGCTTCATTCCCAGACCATTTGATCCGCGAAGTCGCGCTCAAGGCGAAAACCGAGCTTCAAAAATTGGTGGCTAAATCAAACATTCACCCAATTTCACTCAACCCAATTTCCCCCAGCACTTCCACTTCAACACAAAGCTTCCAGAATGCAGAATTTATTTCAATGGGTTACTGGGATTCTATGCCAGAACTTCAAAAGCAAGCCCCAATGTTCAGTTTGGAGAATCATGCAGACACTATAACTACTGGGGGTGCTAAAATTGCTAATGAGTACTATGGCTTAGAGGCATCACCTGGCAATGTAAGTGGAAATGCTGGTAGAAGGTTTCCAAATGTGTCAGAATTTCAAGTCAAGACCTGTCACTATTTCAACAAAGGATATTGCAGGCATGGGAATAGCTGCAGATACTACCATGGACAAGTTGTGCCTGAGATATTCTCTCTGATGCATGGAAATGATGGTTTTAACGACAATCAGGCGATTTCACCGGGTTCACTAGCGCAGTTAGAGTCGGAAATTGTTGAGCTCCTGAAACAAAGAGGCAATCCTATTTCAATCGCTTCACTTCCAATGGCATACTATGATAAGTATAAGAAGGTACTGCAGGCAGAAGGGTACCTAACTGAGAGCCAGAGACACGGTAAGTCTGGCTACAGTTTAACGAAGCTTCTCATCCGATTGAACAATAGTATTCGCGTAATTGACAG CAGGCCTCATGGTCAGCATGCTGTGGTTCTGGCAGAAGATGCTCCGAAATCCCGGGGAAAGGTAGAGTTTGGTCATAATATTAGTGCATTAAGACAAATATACCTGACATTTCCAGCTGATAGCACTTTCACTGAGGAGGATGTCTCAAACTACTTCAG CACTTTTGGGTGTGTTGAAGATGTAAGGATTCCTTGCCAGCAGAGAAGGATGTTTGGATTTGTCACATTTGTTGATCCAGAAACTGTTAAGATGATTTTGGATAAGGCAACTCCGCATTATGTTCGTGGATCTCGGGTTCTTGTGAAACCTTACAAGGAGAAGCCAAAACTTTTGGACAG GAAGTACCCAGATAGAATCGAGCATCCTGATTGTTATTCCCCACACTATTACAGCGACACCGAATTTATCTCAA TTCCGAGAAGTTGCAGAAACCCTCGATCGCTGAGGAGGCTGCTCGTTGAAGAGCAAGAGCAGGCCCTTGAATTTCAGAGGAGGCATCTTGCAGCGCTGCAACTGACCCAAAAATCTTTGTCCATCAACATGGATGGGTTAAAAGTTTCAGATG ATCATTTCAATGTCCATCTTGCAGAATCTTTCAGTCATGAGTCAAACAACAAACCTGGCTATACAAATGCCAATTACACTGATGAGGACAG CAGTCAAGTATTGAATCTTCCAGACAGTCCCTTTTCATTTCCAGTAGATAGTGGAATTTCAGCAGTCATGTAG